One segment of Streptomyces sp. YIM 121038 DNA contains the following:
- a CDS encoding RDD family protein, translating to MSAPTPAPGDDRPREGYYPDPSIPGYVRYWNGAAWVPGTSRPAPSDGEPLPAPPRSAAAAVPAPAPPVEETGPVFFDEEPEGVAQSEEPGPDADQEPASAWGADAARQSGLGGEQDQRVSWGAPGQPDPRLSAEPAARPDAAAPGAAQGTASRVPAQGRPEDAAQAPGVKAGPPQPPSGEGTVTFRRPTGPVKPGGPATPAASGGAEGTMAIRALRPKPAPGSAAAPVPSAPAGPAVPSTPAAPSVPQQTGVPGSGGVVTPGPGGGAASWAQQVHQLAQPPAAPQGEGPVVPWKPVATDPFAAVARAQAEARPAPLGKRLVARLVDTVVLAAVTAGAALPLGTRAADHIDSKIDAAKLSGEKVTVWLLDGTTAGYLGILLGVLLLFGVLYEALPTAKWGRTLGKKLCGIQVRGIEGHGTPSFGAALRRWLVYAVPGVLVVGVLGVLWCLFDRPWRQCWHDKAAKTFVAS from the coding sequence ATGAGCGCCCCAACCCCGGCCCCCGGCGACGACAGGCCCCGCGAGGGCTACTACCCCGATCCGTCCATCCCCGGCTACGTCCGGTACTGGAACGGCGCCGCCTGGGTGCCCGGTACGAGCCGCCCGGCGCCGTCCGACGGTGAGCCCCTGCCCGCCCCGCCGCGCTCGGCGGCGGCCGCGGTGCCCGCGCCCGCGCCGCCGGTCGAGGAGACGGGGCCCGTCTTCTTCGACGAGGAGCCGGAGGGCGTCGCCCAGTCCGAGGAGCCGGGGCCCGACGCCGACCAGGAGCCCGCGTCCGCCTGGGGCGCGGACGCCGCCCGGCAGAGCGGGCTGGGCGGCGAGCAGGACCAGCGGGTGTCGTGGGGCGCGCCCGGACAGCCGGACCCCAGGCTGTCGGCCGAGCCCGCGGCCCGCCCCGACGCGGCCGCGCCGGGCGCCGCCCAGGGCACCGCGAGCCGCGTGCCCGCGCAAGGACGCCCCGAGGACGCGGCCCAGGCCCCCGGCGTCAAGGCGGGCCCTCCGCAGCCCCCCTCCGGCGAGGGAACGGTCACCTTCCGCCGCCCCACCGGACCGGTGAAGCCCGGCGGCCCCGCCACGCCCGCCGCGTCCGGCGGCGCCGAGGGCACGATGGCGATCAGGGCGCTGCGCCCCAAGCCGGCACCGGGGTCCGCGGCGGCTCCCGTGCCGTCCGCGCCCGCCGGGCCCGCGGTACCGTCCACGCCCGCCGCGCCTTCCGTGCCGCAGCAGACCGGTGTCCCCGGCAGCGGGGGAGTCGTGACCCCCGGGCCCGGTGGCGGCGCCGCCTCCTGGGCGCAACAGGTGCACCAGCTCGCCCAGCCGCCCGCCGCCCCGCAGGGCGAGGGGCCCGTGGTGCCGTGGAAGCCGGTGGCCACGGACCCGTTCGCGGCGGTGGCCCGGGCCCAGGCCGAGGCGCGGCCCGCCCCGCTCGGCAAGCGGCTCGTGGCGCGGCTCGTCGACACCGTCGTCCTCGCCGCGGTCACCGCGGGGGCCGCGCTGCCGCTCGGCACGCGGGCCGCGGACCACATCGACAGCAAGATCGACGCGGCGAAGCTGTCCGGCGAGAAGGTCACGGTCTGGCTGCTCGACGGCACCACCGCGGGCTACCTCGGCATCCTCCTCGGCGTGCTGCTGCTCTTCGGCGTCCTGTACGAGGCGCTGCCGACGGCCAAGTGGGGGCGGACGCTCGGCAAGAAGCTGTGCGGGATCCAGGTGCGGGGCATCGAGGGGCACGGGACGCCGTCGTTCGGCGCGGCCCTGCGGCGCTGGCTCGTGTACGCCGTGCCCGGGGTCCTGGTGGTGGGGGTGCTCGGCGTGCTGTGGTGCCTGTTCGACCGGCCGTGGCGCCAGTGCTGGCACGACAAGGCCGCGAAGACGTTCGTCGCCTCCTGA
- a CDS encoding FAD-linked oxidase C-terminal domain-containing protein, with protein sequence MSSALIEALRAGLPADAVLTDPDVTSSYAHDMASFCAAGSPAAVVLPRTVEQVQHVMRTATELRVPVVPQGARTGLSGGANASDGCVVLSLVKMDRILEINPVDRVAVVEPGVVNAALSRAVAAHGLAYPPDPSSWETCTIGGNIGTASGGLCCVKYGVTAEYVLGLDVVLADGRLLRTGRRTAKGVAGYDLTRLFVGSEGSLGIVVRAILALKPQPPRQLVLAAEFGSAAAACDAVCRIMEGGHVPSLLELMDRTTIRAVNSLAHMGLPETTEALLLAAFDTPDPAADLAAVGALCEAAGATQVVPAEDAAESELLLQARRLSLTALEAVKGTTMIDDVCVPRSRLAEMLDGVERVADKYALTIGVCAHAGDGNTHPTVCFDAADPDESRRARESFDEIMALGLELGGTITGEHGVGVLKKEWLARELGPVGVEMQRAVKAAFDPHHLLNPGKLF encoded by the coding sequence ATGAGCAGCGCCCTCATCGAAGCCCTCCGGGCGGGCCTCCCCGCCGACGCGGTCCTCACCGACCCGGACGTCACGTCCTCGTACGCGCACGACATGGCGAGCTTCTGCGCGGCGGGCAGCCCGGCCGCCGTCGTCCTGCCCCGCACCGTCGAGCAGGTCCAGCACGTCATGCGCACGGCCACCGAGCTGCGCGTGCCCGTCGTGCCGCAGGGCGCCCGCACGGGCCTGTCGGGCGGGGCCAACGCCAGCGACGGCTGCGTCGTGCTCTCGCTCGTGAAGATGGACCGCATCCTGGAGATCAACCCCGTGGACCGCGTGGCCGTCGTCGAGCCGGGCGTCGTCAACGCCGCCCTCTCGCGCGCGGTCGCCGCCCACGGCCTCGCCTACCCGCCCGACCCCTCCAGCTGGGAGACGTGCACCATCGGCGGGAACATCGGCACCGCGTCGGGCGGCCTGTGCTGCGTGAAGTACGGCGTGACGGCCGAGTACGTCCTCGGCCTCGACGTCGTCCTCGCCGACGGGCGCCTGCTGCGCACCGGCCGCCGCACCGCCAAGGGCGTCGCCGGATACGACCTGACCCGCCTGTTCGTCGGCTCCGAGGGCAGCCTCGGCATCGTCGTCCGGGCGATCCTCGCGCTCAAGCCGCAGCCGCCCCGGCAGCTCGTCCTCGCGGCCGAGTTCGGCTCGGCGGCCGCGGCCTGCGACGCCGTGTGCCGGATCATGGAGGGCGGTCATGTGCCGTCCCTCCTCGAACTGATGGACCGCACGACGATCCGGGCCGTCAACTCCCTCGCCCACATGGGCCTGCCGGAGACCACCGAGGCCCTGCTCCTGGCCGCCTTCGACACCCCGGACCCGGCCGCGGACCTCGCCGCCGTCGGCGCCCTGTGCGAGGCGGCGGGCGCCACCCAGGTCGTCCCGGCGGAGGACGCGGCCGAGTCCGAACTCCTGCTCCAGGCGCGCCGTCTGTCGCTCACCGCCCTCGAAGCGGTCAAGGGCACCACGATGATCGACGACGTGTGCGTGCCGCGCTCCCGGCTCGCCGAGATGCTCGACGGCGTCGAGCGCGTCGCGGACAAGTACGCCCTGACCATCGGCGTGTGCGCGCACGCGGGCGACGGCAACACGCACCCCACCGTCTGCTTCGACGCCGCCGACCCCGACGAGTCCCGGCGCGCCCGCGAGTCCTTCGACGAGATCATGGCCCTCGGCCTCGAACTCGGCGGCACCATCACCGGTGAGCACGGCGTCGGCGTCCTCAAGAAGGAGTGGCTGGCGCGCGAACTGGGACCCGTCGGCGTCGAGATGCAGCGCGCCGTCAAGGCCGCCTTCGACCCGCACCACCTCCTCAATCCGGGCAAGCTCTTCTGA
- a CDS encoding Lrp/AsnC family transcriptional regulator has translation MAIDHLDGRLIVLLAREPRIGVLEASRRLGVARGTVQARMDRLQSNGVIRGFGPEVDPAALGYPVTAFATLEIKQGQGADVRAHLAGVAEVLELHTITGHGDMLCRLVARSNADLQRVIDRVVGFDGIVRASTAIVMENPVPLRIIPLVEQASGG, from the coding sequence ATGGCGATCGATCATCTGGACGGCAGGCTCATCGTGCTGCTCGCGCGCGAGCCGCGGATCGGCGTCCTGGAGGCGTCCCGCAGGCTCGGCGTCGCGCGCGGCACGGTGCAGGCCCGCATGGACCGGCTTCAGTCGAACGGAGTCATCCGCGGCTTCGGCCCGGAGGTGGACCCGGCGGCGCTCGGCTACCCGGTCACGGCGTTCGCGACCCTGGAGATCAAACAGGGCCAGGGCGCCGACGTGCGGGCCCACTTGGCGGGCGTGGCGGAGGTCCTCGAACTGCACACCATCACCGGGCACGGCGACATGCTGTGCCGTCTGGTGGCCCGCTCCAACGCGGATCTCCAACGTGTGATCGACCGGGTGGTGGGTTTTGATGGCATCGTCCGGGCCTCCACGGCGATCGTCATGGAGAACCCCGTTCCGCTGCGGATCATCCCGCTGGTGGAGCAGGCGTCCGGCGGCTGA
- a CDS encoding ABC transporter permease: MNFWDYLGNRHQQLLMDAYQHASAVFQCMVVATVIGVLIGVVTYRSEWAGNLATTATSTILTIPSLAMIGLLIPVVGLGVAPTVTALTLYGLLPIVRNSIVGLRGVDPTLVDAAKGIGMSRLHRLVRIELPLAWPPILTGIRVSTQMLMGIAAIAAYASGPGLGNEIFRGIASLGSKNALNQVLAGTLGIIVLALLFDAAYVLIGRLTIPRGIRV, encoded by the coding sequence GTGAACTTCTGGGACTACCTCGGCAACCGTCACCAGCAGTTGCTGATGGACGCGTACCAGCACGCCAGCGCGGTCTTCCAGTGCATGGTGGTGGCCACGGTCATCGGCGTGCTGATCGGTGTGGTGACCTACCGCAGCGAGTGGGCGGGCAACCTCGCCACGACCGCGACCTCCACGATCCTGACCATCCCGTCGCTCGCCATGATCGGTCTGCTGATCCCGGTCGTGGGCCTCGGCGTCGCGCCGACGGTGACGGCCCTGACGCTGTACGGCCTCCTTCCGATCGTGCGCAACTCCATCGTGGGCCTGCGCGGCGTCGACCCCACCCTGGTGGACGCCGCGAAGGGCATCGGGATGTCCCGCCTGCACCGGCTCGTGCGCATCGAGCTGCCGCTGGCGTGGCCGCCGATCCTGACCGGCATCCGGGTCTCCACCCAGATGCTGATGGGCATCGCCGCGATCGCCGCCTACGCCTCCGGGCCCGGGCTCGGCAACGAGATCTTCCGCGGCATCGCCTCGCTCGGCAGCAAGAACGCGCTCAACCAAGTGCTCGCGGGCACGCTCGGGATCATCGTCCTGGCGCTGCTCTTCGACGCCGCGTACGTCCTGATCGGCCGTCTGACGATTCCTAGGGGGATCCGTGTCTGA
- a CDS encoding SsgA family sporulation/cell division regulator: MHTVVERELELKLVLSPERSIPVPARLSYRTDDPYAVHIAFHIGSENPVNWTFARELLVEGVFRPCGHGDVRVWPTKVEGKSVVLMALSSPDGDALLEAPAPAVSAWLERTLRVVPPGSEAERLGIDDGLAELLAPTPGRADELWLRDPWPSDESKDGE, from the coding sequence ATGCACACCGTGGTGGAACGCGAGCTGGAGCTGAAACTGGTCCTCTCGCCGGAGCGCTCGATCCCCGTGCCGGCCCGGCTCAGCTACCGCACCGACGATCCGTACGCCGTCCACATCGCCTTTCACATCGGCTCCGAGAACCCCGTGAACTGGACGTTCGCCCGGGAGCTGCTCGTGGAGGGGGTGTTCCGGCCGTGCGGCCACGGCGACGTGCGGGTGTGGCCGACGAAGGTCGAGGGCAAGTCCGTGGTCCTGATGGCGCTGAGCTCCCCCGACGGGGACGCGCTCCTGGAGGCCCCGGCGCCCGCCGTGTCGGCCTGGCTGGAGCGCACCCTGCGGGTGGTCCCTCCGGGCTCTGAGGCCGAGCGGCTCGGCATCGACGACGGCCTCGCCGAGCTGCTCGCCCCCACCCCCGGCCGCGCCGACGAGCTGTGGCTGCGGGACCCGTGGCCCTCTGACGAGTCCAAGGACGGTGAGTGA
- the hppD gene encoding 4-hydroxyphenylpyruvate dioxygenase: MTQTTHTTPETAREADPFPVKGMDAVVFAVGNAKQAAHYYSTAFGMKLVAYSGPENGSRETASYVLENGAARFVFTSVIKPSTERGTFLAEHVAAHGDGVVDLAIEVPDARAAYAYAVEHGARGIDEPYEVKDENGTVVLAAIATYGKTRHTLVERKGYDGPYLPGFVAASPIVEPPAKRTFQAIDHCVGNVELGKMNEWVGFYNKVMGFTNMKEFVGDDIATEYSALMSKVVADGTLKVKFPINEPAIAKKKSQIDEYLEFYGGAGVQHIALATNDIVATVRTMRAAGVQFLDTPDSYYDTLGEWAGETRVPVETLRELKILVDRDEDGYLLQIFTKPVQDRPTVFFEMIERHGSMGFGKGNFKALFEAIEREQEKRGNL; this comes from the coding sequence ATGACTCAGACCACACACACCACGCCCGAAACCGCGCGCGAGGCCGACCCCTTCCCGGTCAAGGGAATGGACGCGGTCGTCTTCGCCGTGGGCAACGCCAAGCAGGCCGCTCACTACTACTCCACGGCGTTCGGCATGAAGCTCGTGGCCTACTCCGGACCGGAGAACGGCAGCCGCGAGACCGCCAGTTACGTCCTGGAGAACGGCGCCGCGCGGTTCGTCTTCACCTCCGTCATCAAGCCCTCCACCGAGCGGGGCACCTTCCTCGCCGAGCACGTGGCCGCGCACGGCGACGGCGTCGTCGACCTCGCCATCGAGGTGCCGGACGCGCGCGCCGCGTACGCGTACGCCGTCGAGCACGGCGCGCGCGGCATCGACGAGCCGTACGAGGTCAAGGACGAGAACGGCACGGTGGTCCTCGCGGCCATCGCGACGTACGGCAAGACCCGCCACACCCTGGTCGAGCGCAAGGGCTACGACGGCCCGTACCTGCCCGGCTTCGTGGCCGCGTCGCCCATCGTCGAGCCGCCCGCCAAGCGGACCTTCCAGGCCATCGACCACTGTGTGGGCAACGTCGAGCTCGGCAAGATGAACGAGTGGGTCGGCTTCTACAACAAGGTCATGGGCTTCACGAACATGAAGGAGTTCGTGGGCGACGACATCGCGACCGAGTACTCGGCGCTGATGTCGAAGGTGGTGGCCGACGGGACCCTGAAGGTGAAGTTCCCGATCAACGAGCCCGCCATCGCCAAGAAGAAGTCCCAGATCGACGAGTACCTGGAGTTCTACGGCGGCGCGGGCGTCCAGCACATCGCGCTCGCCACGAACGACATCGTCGCCACGGTGCGCACCATGCGCGCGGCGGGTGTGCAGTTCCTCGACACCCCCGACTCCTACTACGACACCCTGGGCGAGTGGGCCGGTGAGACCCGGGTGCCCGTGGAGACGCTGCGCGAGCTGAAGATCCTCGTCGACCGCGACGAGGACGGCTATCTACTGCAGATCTTCACCAAGCCGGTCCAGGACCGGCCGACGGTCTTCTTCGAGATGATCGAGCGGCACGGCTCGATGGGCTTCGGCAAGGGCAACTTCAAGGCGCTGTTCGAAGCGATCGAGCGCGAGCAGGAGAAGCGCGGCAACCTCTAG
- a CDS encoding betaine/proline/choline family ABC transporter ATP-binding protein, producing the protein MELESLTKRYPGSSEPAVDSVNMEIKAGEIVIFVGPSGCGKSTTLKMINRLIEPTSGRIRINGEDVTDIDPVKLRRKVGYAIQSSGLFPHMTVAQNIALVPKMVGWGKARIKERVEEMLDLVGLDPAEFHGRYPRQLSGGQQQRVGVARALAADPPVLLMDEPFGAVDPITRDHLQDELIRLQHELHKTIVFVTHDFDEAIKLGDRIAVLRERSHIAQFDTPEAILTNPADDFVSGFVGAGAALKRLNLTRVRDVEMADVPTVTVDDPLQLIFDKLRASGTNELLLLDKRGRPYKWLRRGDLMRARGSLARAGTLVHDTVTRDATLRDALEAVLTDNAGRVAVTGRRGEYTGVVDMETLMNCVHEMLEADRLDALEHQHELEEQRAQLTQKEQEGDGGGEVKR; encoded by the coding sequence ATCGAGCTCGAGAGCCTCACCAAGCGCTACCCCGGCAGCTCCGAACCGGCCGTGGACAGCGTGAACATGGAGATCAAGGCGGGCGAGATCGTGATCTTCGTCGGCCCCTCGGGCTGCGGCAAGTCGACCACGCTGAAGATGATCAACCGCCTGATCGAGCCGACCAGTGGCCGCATCCGCATCAACGGCGAGGACGTCACCGACATCGACCCGGTGAAGCTGCGCCGCAAGGTCGGCTACGCCATCCAGTCCTCCGGCCTCTTCCCGCACATGACGGTCGCTCAGAACATCGCGCTCGTCCCGAAGATGGTGGGCTGGGGCAAGGCCAGGATCAAGGAGCGGGTGGAGGAGATGCTGGACCTGGTCGGGCTCGACCCGGCCGAGTTCCACGGCCGCTATCCGCGCCAGCTCTCCGGCGGCCAGCAGCAGCGCGTGGGCGTGGCGCGGGCGCTCGCGGCCGATCCGCCCGTGCTCCTCATGGACGAGCCGTTCGGCGCGGTCGACCCGATCACCCGCGACCACCTCCAGGACGAGCTGATCCGGCTCCAGCACGAGCTGCACAAGACGATCGTCTTCGTCACGCACGACTTCGACGAGGCCATCAAGCTGGGCGACCGCATCGCCGTGCTCCGCGAGCGCTCGCACATCGCGCAGTTCGACACCCCCGAGGCGATCCTCACCAACCCGGCCGACGACTTCGTGTCGGGCTTCGTCGGCGCGGGCGCGGCCCTGAAGCGGCTGAACCTGACGCGCGTGCGGGACGTGGAGATGGCCGACGTGCCGACGGTGACGGTCGACGACCCGCTCCAGCTCATCTTCGACAAGCTGCGCGCGAGCGGCACCAACGAACTGCTCCTGCTCGACAAGCGCGGCCGCCCCTACAAGTGGCTCAGGCGCGGCGACCTGATGCGCGCCCGGGGCTCCCTGGCCCGCGCCGGCACCCTCGTGCACGACACGGTGACCCGGGACGCCACGCTCCGCGACGCCCTGGAGGCGGTGCTCACCGACAACGCGGGCCGGGTCGCCGTGACCGGGCGGCGCGGCGAGTACACGGGCGTCGTCGACATGGAGACGCTGATGAACTGCGTGCACGAGATGCTGGAGGCCGACCGTCTCGACGCCCTGGAGCACCAGCACGAACTGGAGGAGCAGCGTGCCCAGTTGACGCAGAAGGAGCAGGAAGGCGACGGCGGCGGGGAGGTGAAGCGTTGA
- a CDS encoding tetratricopeptide repeat protein, with amino-acid sequence METEKPGAAGEQAAGPAEDRAPALGPAGSVARLLDGLAGERRPRRRGLRRALVGSVAGAAVLGGVLVCVLVPGSGERAAPPAPGPAGRALAAAGTGVPAALPDLAALIGEREAHLRAHPGDDQSWAVLGSAYVEQGARTGDFMSYPKAEHALRASLRARPEANVDALAGLAALAGARHDYRAARTWGERAARLAPKRWMTYPVLIDAYRGLGDAKGVARSLETLQKLRSGAAVRAVAGTVYRDRGWREDAAAALADAAALAESPAERAAALHRVGELSWERGEPAQALRYAEAALAAGPGQPAALAAKGRALAALGRASEALQAYRGALAEWPEPRYALELGELYESLKLMPAARAQYDLVRARVRDAGRGGVNDERVLGLFEADHGDAGAAVRRLRAEFARHGSPENADALGWALHRAGDPEAGLKLAERAMKKGPRSAVFAYHRGEIERELGRYGAARRHLTEALRVNPYFSPLGSAAARDALQALGEPPEGGPAELYAPPGAPVPKLPTPRKAPASR; translated from the coding sequence ATGGAGACCGAGAAGCCCGGCGCGGCCGGGGAGCAGGCCGCGGGCCCCGCCGAGGACCGGGCCCCGGCACTCGGCCCCGCCGGGTCCGTGGCCCGGCTGCTCGACGGGCTCGCCGGGGAGCGGCGGCCGCGCCGACGCGGTCTGCGGCGGGCCCTCGTGGGGTCCGTGGCGGGCGCCGCCGTGCTCGGCGGCGTGCTCGTGTGCGTGCTGGTGCCCGGCTCGGGCGAGCGGGCCGCGCCGCCCGCGCCCGGGCCCGCCGGGCGCGCCCTGGCCGCCGCGGGCACCGGGGTCCCGGCCGCGCTGCCCGATCTGGCCGCGCTCATCGGCGAGCGGGAGGCCCATCTGCGGGCGCACCCCGGCGACGACCAGTCGTGGGCGGTCCTGGGCTCGGCGTACGTCGAACAGGGCGCGCGCACGGGGGACTTCATGTCCTACCCGAAGGCCGAGCACGCGCTGCGCGCCTCCCTGCGGGCGCGGCCCGAGGCGAACGTGGATGCCCTCGCCGGGCTCGCGGCGCTCGCCGGCGCGCGGCACGACTACCGGGCGGCGCGGACGTGGGGCGAGCGGGCGGCGCGGCTCGCGCCGAAGCGGTGGATGACGTATCCGGTGCTCATCGACGCCTACCGGGGCCTCGGTGACGCCAAGGGCGTGGCCCGCTCCCTGGAGACGCTCCAGAAGCTGAGGTCCGGGGCCGCCGTCAGGGCGGTCGCCGGGACGGTCTACCGCGACCGGGGCTGGCGCGAGGACGCGGCGGCCGCGCTGGCCGACGCGGCGGCGCTCGCCGAGTCCCCCGCCGAGCGGGCCGCGGCGCTCCACCGGGTCGGGGAGCTGTCCTGGGAGCGGGGCGAGCCCGCGCAGGCGCTGCGCTACGCCGAGGCGGCGCTCGCGGCCGGCCCGGGGCAGCCCGCCGCGCTCGCGGCGAAGGGGCGGGCCCTCGCCGCGCTCGGGCGCGCCTCGGAGGCGCTACAGGCGTATCGGGGGGCGCTCGCCGAGTGGCCCGAGCCGCGGTACGCCCTGGAGCTGGGCGAGTTGTACGAGTCCTTGAAGCTGATGCCCGCCGCGCGGGCGCAGTACGACCTGGTGCGGGCGCGGGTCCGGGACGCCGGGCGCGGCGGGGTGAACGACGAGCGGGTGCTCGGGCTCTTCGAGGCGGACCACGGCGACGCCGGGGCCGCGGTGCGGCGGCTGCGGGCGGAGTTCGCGCGGCACGGGAGTCCGGAGAACGCGGACGCGCTGGGGTGGGCGCTGCACCGGGCCGGGGACCCGGAGGCCGGCCTGAAGCTGGCGGAGCGGGCGATGAAGAAGGGGCCGCGCAGTGCGGTGTTCGCCTATCACCGGGGGGAGATCGAGCGGGAGCTCGGGCGGTACGGGGCCGCGCGGCGGCACCTCACGGAGGCGCTGCGGGTGAACCCGTACTTCTCCCCGCTGGGGTCCGCGGCGGCGCGCGACGCCCTCCAGGCCCTGGGCGAGCCGCCCGAGGGCGGCCCCGCCGAGCTCTACGCCCCGCCGGGGGCCCCGGTCCCGAAGCTCCCCACGCCCCGCAAGGCCCCGGCGTCACGGTGA